The genomic window CCGGTGGCCATGGCGTGGGGGATCACCCGATCCCATCCCGAACTCGGAAGTTAAGCCCCACTCGCGCGGATGGTACTGCCGGGGCCACCCGGTGGGAGAGTACGGCGCCGCCGGCCTGCACATCAAGCCCCCCGATGCTCCTGTGAGCGTCGGGGGGCTTCTGTTTTATGCATGCATCCCAACAGCAGTCTCACGCGGAGACGCGGAGAACGCGGAGGAGCACGCGAAGTTCTCTCTGCGCCTCCGCGCCACCGCGTGAGGCCATGCAGTTGCAGTTGATAGCAGAAGGCCCGAAGCCGGGGAGGCTTCGGGCCTTCAAAGGGGGGGTGGCAGCGCCGAGGGCGTGGGGCGGGTAGGTCGTGCGGCGGGACTGCGGGTGGGTGCTGCAGGTGCGCTTGAGTCGATCTGGTCCTGCGGTCGCTGGCCCCCTTCTGCGCGTCGTCTCCGACGTTCGGCTACCCTATTGGCAATCGGAGGGCCATTCCGGGGCGCTCCGGCAAGCGGTTGCAACGTACACACTTGCGGTTTCTTGGCCGATGCGGTGTGCGGGATTATTGGGACTGCGCGCGGACAAGTGGGACATTCGCTCCTCACCCGCGGTGGGGCAGGGTGCGCCCGCATGTGGAGCGGGATGTGAAGTGCGGGGTACAGGCGCGTCGGGAGCATTGCGCGCCGGCATCGACACGAGGATGTGATGTCCAGGAAGTACGGGATCAAAGAGGTGTTCGGGACGCTCCAGGGCGAAGGGGCGCAGGCGGGGACGCCGTCGGTCTTCCTGCGCTTCGCGGGGTGCAATCTGGGCTACGAGGTGTGTCCCTTCTGCGACACGGACTGGCTGCGGCCCAGCGTCGTGACCGACTTGGAGGGCACGCTCGAGCTCGTGCGCCAGGAGGCGGAGAAGTCGTTCGGGGGCGAGCGCCCGGGGCTGCTGCTGGTGGCGACGGGCGGGGAACCGAGCCTGCAGCTCGACCGGCCGCTCTCCGATGCGCTGCGCGCGCGCGGATACCGGATCGCGATGGAGTCCAACGGGTCGCGCGAGGTGGACCAGTCGCTCGTGGACTGGCTCACGATCTCGCCCAAGCAGGAGGAGTTCGCGCAGAAGGAGGGGAGCGAGCTGAAGCTGCTCTTCACCGGCACCTCCATCCCCGGGATCACACCGGACGTGGCGGCGGTGCGGCGGATTGTGGAGGGGACCCGCTTCGAGCAGTACTTCCTCCAGCCCATCGACGTCGCCGAGGCCGGCGGGCCGAACTACGCCGAGGCGATCCGAGCCGTGATGGAGCTGGGGCCGCCGTGGAGGCTCTCCGTGCAGACCCACAAGGTGGTGGGGATTCCTTGACCCACTCGTGGCGCTGACGGTGCGCGCCTTCTACACCGACCAGTTCGTGCTCCCGCTTCCGGAGGGGCACCGCTTCCCCATGATCAAGTACGCCCGCGTCCGCGAGCGCTGCCTGGCGGAGGGGATCCTGCGCGAATCGGATCTGGAGGTGCCGCCCGCCGCCGCGTGGGACGAGCTCATGCTGGTGCACGATCGCGACTACGTGGAGCGCGTGCGTGAGGGGCGGCTGGAGTACCTGGAGCAGCGGCGGATCGGCTTCCCGTGGAGCGATGGGATGGTGGAGCGCTCGCGCCGCTCGGCCGGGGCGACCATCTGCGCGGGGAGGGTGGCGCTGGGGGAGAAGGAGGCGGGCGGGTGGGGCGTGGCGGTGAACCTGGCCGGCGGCACCCATCACGCCTACCCGGACCACGGCGAGGGCTTCTGCGTCTTCAACGACGCGGCGGTCGCCATCCGCGTCCTGCAGCGCGAGGGGGCGATCCGGCGCGCCGCGGTGATCGACTGCGATGTGCACCAGGGGAACGGCACCGCCGCCGTCTTCGCGTCCGATCCCTCCGTCTTCACCTTTTCCATCCACGGCGCGCGGAACTTCCCCTTTCGCAAGGAGCGCAGCTCGCTCGACGTGGAGCTCCCCGACGGCGCGGGGGGACGACGCCTTCCTCGCCGCGCTGGAGCTGCACGTGCCGCGGGTGCTCGCCGAGTTCGCGCCGGAGCTGGTGATCTACCTGGCCGGCGCCGATCCCTTCCACGAGGACCGCTTCGGCCGCCTGGCGATGACCAAGGACGGGCTGGCGGAGCGCGACCGGCTGGTGCTGGGCGCGTGCCGCGACGCGGGCGTCCCCGTGGCGGTTGCCATGGCGGGCGGGTACGCGCGCGACACCGAGGACACCGTCGACATCCACGTGCGCACCATCCGCACGGCGGCGGCGATGCACGCGGAGCGGGCGGTCAGCGCTGGAGCTGGTACAGCTTGACGGAATTGCCGTCGCAGGGCTGCCCCACGTTCTGCGTCAGCCCCTGCGGGGTGCGCTGGAGCACGAGGGTGAACGCTTCGGGCGCGCCGGTGGTCTCGAGGTTGAGCTGGACTCGGCCATCGAAGGTGCCCCGGTAGCTTCCGGTGGCGCTGACGGTGCGCACCTCGTTCGCCGACGGGCGAGTGCCGCGCTGGTGGTACTCGACGTTGCGGCCCGGGCCGACGGTGATGCGCTCCTCTTCGATCCGGAGAGAGATGCAGGGCTCGCTCGCGGGGAGCGGCGTGCCGTCGATGCTGACCAGGACGTACGTCCCCGGTTCGAGCGGGGTCGCCTCGTCCGTCACGATGGCGTCGCACGCGGCGAGCAGGAGGGCGGGGAGGATGAGCCAGTGGGCGGTTTTCATCGTCGTACATGTGGCGTGGTGGGAGCGGGATGACGGCCGCGTGAGAACGCGTCAGCGGCGCGGGGCGTGACGCTGGATCGTTTCGCCGAGCGCCGGGGTAAGCATACTCTCCAGACCGTCCCGCGTCTCCGCCAGCGCCCCCCTCGCATGTCCGAGAACACCGTCCTTCTCGTCGAAGACAATCCAGACAATCGTGACATCTACGGCACCTTTCTCCGGCACTACGGCTTCACGGTCGTCGAGGCCGAGGATGGCGAGGAAGGGGTGCGTCTGGCGCGCGAGTTTCTGCCGGGCGTGATCCTGATGGACGTGGGGCTGCCGCTGCTGGACGGGCTGGAGGCCACGCGGCTCCTGAAGGCGGACCCCGCGACCGCGGACATCCCGGTCGTCGCCCTGACGGCGCACGCGATGGAGAGCGATCGGCGGGCCGCGTTCGACGCCGGGTGCGACGCATACCTCGCGAAGCCGGCGGAGCCCAGTCGCGTGCTGGAGATGGTGCGCTCGCTGATGCCGGTGGGGGCGGGCGGCGCGTAGGCGTTCTCCCCACCGCGGGCGTGGGTGATGCGGCTCGTGTGAGTCGAGATCCGCCCGACTGCGCGGGATGGGGTCTGGCGAGAGTTTACATGCGTTCGGGTTGTCGGCGGCGGGGGATGCCGCTATCTTTAGGGCTCGCAAGAGCTTCTGACGTATCGTGCACTGCCGGGCGGATCGCCGCCCGTTCCAGGTTCGCCCTTCCATCCTTTGGCCCGGAGGTTCCAATGCCGTTTGGACTCGGCTTTGGCGAGACGGTGATCATCTTCGCGGTGTTCCTTCTCCTCTTCGGGGCGAAGCGCCTCCCCGAGCTCGCGAGCGGGATGGGGAAGGGGATCCGCGATTTCAAGCGCGCGCTGAACGGGCTGGACGAGAACTCCATCCAGGCCAACGCGGACCAGAACTACCTCCAGTCTACGCCGGTCGCGCCGCAGGTGCCTGCCGCGACGCCGGCGGCCGCGGCTCCGGTCGCGGCGGCGGAGAGCGAGAAGGTCGCGCAGTAAGGGCTGGTGGGTGGTGGAGAGCGGGGCTCCCGGTGATGCCGGGGGCCCCGCTTTGTTTTTGCGGTGTGGTGGCAGTCCCGGCGGTTGAAACCGCTGCAACAACCGCGGGAAGCCTGCCTTCGCAGGCTCCGGGGGGCGAGGGCGGCGCCCGGTCGCCGGGGGATGAATCCACCGGCTGGAACGACGGGAAGGCGGCTGAAGCCGGCTCGTGAACTAGCGGGGGTTCGGCGCACGGTCGGGCACGGGCAGCCACATGGGGCGGCCCCTACGCGATCGGTTTGCGTTGCGGGCGTCGCGGCGGGGTCAGACACAGCAAAGGCGCGGAGAGTGATCTCCGCGCCTCTGGTGTGTTGGGGTCAGGACTTGGGGGCTGCGGCGCCGGCGGCGGGGGCGGGGTCGGGGAGCTCACGGGGGGTGAGGCCGCCCAGCTTGCCGCGGTCCAGGTTCGCGGCCTGGCTGCGCGGGTACGAAACCGTGCGCGGGTCGCCGTCCGAGATGTAGCGGTTGGTCGGGTCCTTTTCCCAGCGCGAGAGCTGCGCTTCGAGGGCGCCGGGGGCCACGATGAAGCGGTCCACCGAGTGAGGGTCCCAGCGGCGGTCCCAGGGCGGGACGTTGGGGCCGCCGGATACCTCGAGCACCACCTTGTTCTCGTAGCGCTTGCCGTTTCGGTAGGTGCCCGCCCAGGCCAGCGGCCGGTTCGCGGGCCACATCCCCAGGGGAAGGGCAAAGGTCACGATGTCGTAGTTGGCCGGGAGGTAGGCCTTGATGCTGTCCTCGCCGATGCCGATGTAGTCCTGCACCTTGCTGCCCGCACGGTCCAGCCGCGCGTGGAAAAGGGTGTGGTTGCAGATCTCGTGGCCGTTGGCGACGAACCACTCCATCTTCTTGCGGATGTTGGCTTCGCGCTGCGCGCGCGGGGTGGCCTTGTCCGGCGTCTCGCCGAAGAAGTTGGACGGGTGCGCGGCCGCGGGGAGGATGCACCACACGCCGCCGCCGCTCCACGCCGGGTTCCGCTGCTTGAAGTCCGCCCACGAGCCGACCATCGTGTTCGGGTCGATGGAGCCGTCCGGGCGGAAGTAGAACTGGCCGCGGGTGGCGTCGTCGAAGGTGAAGACGACCGGGGTGGTGCCCGCGGGGATGTCGATGTTGCGGTCGATCACCTGCCGCATGGTCACCGGCCGGTATCCACGCTCGTACAGCGACTGCAGGTCCTTGCGGAAGTTCGCCAGGGTGCGGACGAACTCGCCCTCGGGGGAGCCGGTGCGGTGGTACTCCAGCACCATGATGCGCCCCATCTCGTTGGGCGGAAGGTTCGCCACCGGCCCGGTGGGACCCTTTGGAGCAGCCGGTGCCGCGCTCTGCGCCTGGCCCTCTGCCGCGGGTGCCGCGCCGGTGGTGTCGCCGGGAATGTCCTTCCCCTCTCCGCCCTTCTCTGAGCTTCCCCCTTCTCCGCCGCAGGCGGCGAGCACCGCCCCCAGCGTCAGCGCCACCGCGGCGCGCCTGATCGTGTACAGCTCGTTGGGCATGGTCTTGGTCCGTCCTGCGTGTCCGTGCATGCGCGCCCGCGGTCGCGGGGGGCGCGGGGGCGGGGTGCAAGGTCCGTGCAAGGAAGTGCGTGAGTGCGTGAGTGCGTGAGTGCGTTTGGATCGAGCGCACTAACGCACTTACGAACTCACGCACCCGTTTCGTCCTCCGCCCGCGCCGCTTCGTGCAGGCGGGGCAGCAGCTTGTCCGCGAGGTGGGCCATTACGCGCTGGTAGACGATGCGGGCGCGGTCGTCGGGGAGGTCCAGGCGGTCGGCGTAGAGGGAGACGGCGCGGGATGGATCGGCTACTTCGCCCAGGATGTCGACGAAGCCGAGGGCGTGGCGCATGTGCATGTTGGCCACCGCTTCCTCTGAGCGGGCGGCGGCGAGCTCCATCCAGAGCTGCTCCTCGCCGCTGCGCTTGCGCTGGCGGCGGATGTAGCGGAGCGCGCCGAGCGGGGTTGCGTAGCGCCAGTCGAATCCCCAGCCACGATGCCCCTCGCGCGCCAGGTCGTCGCGCACGTCCGCGTCGTCCAGCAGGTTGACGGCGTGGGTGCCCACCGCCTCCGCGTCCTCGCCGTCGAGGGCCATGATCTCGATGTAGCGCGAGATCGCCTCGTCGAAGGGCATCCGCGGCGCCAGCACCGTCACCAGGTCGTGGGCGAGGCGTGCGTGCGTGTCCACCAGGTCTTCGCGGGCCAGCGCCTCGGCGCGGTCCAGGCGGCGCTGGATCTCCGGCGGTACGCCCTGCAGCCAGCGGGTGACGGGCGAGGCCATGCGGTCTCTCTCTTTCGGTGGACGGGGGATCGGCGTTTGCTGCGGGGCGGGCGCGCCATTACCATTGGGCGCGCACCAAAGATGCGCGTTTCAATCCTGGCAAACAACCGCCCGCGCGGTTCGCAACGATCGGGGGTCCTTTAAGATGGCGCTTTCGCGCAGCTCGTCGTGGAAGGAGCACCGCCTGGCCAACCGGCTGGATTGCGGCGGCAGCGAGTACAGTGTGGACCTGGTGGCGCGCAAGGCCACCGGCGTGGAGGGGTGGAAGATCACCGTCGTCTTCCTGCCGCGCGAGGCCGGCGACGAGATCAAGGTGGAGCTTCCAAACGCCGCCTCCACGGCCGAGGTGCGGCGCCTGGTGACGGAGCTGGAGGGGAACGAGGCGCGGCTGAAGGAGATGTGCGGGGGGACCGCGGGGAATGGGTGATGGGGAATGGGGAATGGGAGGGCAGGCGATTCCCCATTCCCCAATCCCCATTCCCCCGCTGTACCTCGTCGACGGCGAGACGGTCCGCACCCTGCCCGACCTGATCGCCCCCGGAGTGCGTCTGCTCTTCGTCGGCTTCAACCCCAGCGTACGGGCGGCGCGGCTGGGGCACTACTACGCGGGGCGCAACAACCGCTTCTGGGACCTGCTGGCGGCTTCGGGGCTCACGCCGCGCCGCTTCCACTTCGAGGAAGACCGGCTCCTGCTCGGGCTGGGCATCGGGGTGACGGACCTGGTGAAGCGGCCCACCCGCAGCGCGGCCGAGGTCACCGCGACGGAGTACCGCGAGGGGGTGCGGAGGCTGCGCGGGATCGTGGCGGAGCTGCGGCCGCGCGTGGTGTGCTACAACGGCAAGGGCGTGTACCTGCTGGCTTCGGGGCTCGCATCGGCGCCGTGGGGGGCGCAGGCGACGCAGGTGGCTGCGGGGGTGACCGACTTCGTGGTGCCGAGCCCAAGCGGGCTGGCCCGCATCCCCTTCGCCGAGAAGGCGCGCTGGTTCACCGAGCTCAGGACTCTGATGGAAGGGATGCAAGGATGAGCGAGACGACGATGCGCGTGATCGCCGAGCCGCCGATGCGGCGGTTCCAGGAGGCGGCCGGCGCCCTCTTCACCGAGGTGGCGGGGCGCTCCGTGGCTCAAAGCTACGGCGACACGCTGGCCGAGTACCACGCCGTACGCGACGGCGTGGGGGTGGCCGAGCGCAGCGACCGCGCGCGCATCCGCATGTTGGGGAAGGACCCCGCCAAGATGCTCCACGGCCTCATCACCAACGACCTGCTGGCCGCGCCGGCCGGGCAGGGGGTGTACGCCGCGATGCTGACCCCGAAGGGCCGCACGCTGGCCGAGCTGCGCGCCTTCCGCCGCTCCATCGAGGAGGTCCTGGTGGAGATCCCGCGCGAGGCGCTGGCCGGCACGTGCGAGCACCTGCTCAAGTTCGTCCCCCCCATGTTCGCCCGCTGGGCCGACGTCTCTGGCGAGATCGAGCAGCTCGGCGTGTACGGTCCCAAGTCGGGGGCGCTACTGGAGCGGGTGCTGGGCGCTGGGCCGGGGGAGATGGCCGAGGACGCCTTTCGCGAGATGACCTTCGGCGAGGCGCCCGTGATGGTGGCGATGACGCGCTACGTGGGGAGCGAGATCGGCTTCGACCTGTTCGCCGCCCCCACCGTCGTCCCCGACCTCTGGACCGCATTGCTGGAGCAGGGCGCGGAGCTGGGCGCGCGGCCGGTGGGGCTGGCCGCCATCGATGCGTTGCGCATGGAGGCCGGGCGCCCGCGCTACGGCGCCGAGCTCACCGAAGACGTGATCCCCACCGAGGTTTTCGAGGAGACGGGAATGATGGAGCGCGCCATCTCCTTCTCCAAGGGGTGCTACACGGGGCAGGAGGTGATCGTGCGCATCGCCCACCGCGGCCACGTGAACCGCCACCTGCGCGGCTTCCGCCTGGGCGACGGCCCCGCGCCGGAAGTGGGGACGCGCCTCTTCCACCCCGAAACCGGGAAGGAGGTGGGGCGGCTGACCAGCGTCGCCTTCCTCCCGATGCTGGGGGAGACGGGGGCGCTGGGCTTCGCGCGGCGCGAGGTGGAGCCTGGGTCCGAGCTGCGTGTCGGCTCGCCCGACGGCCCATCCGCGAAGGTGGTGAAGCTCCCCTTCCAGCGCGGCCTGGACGATGGTCTCGTCGTCGTCGAGTAGGCAGGCGCTCAAGGAGTGGGCCTCAGTGGAGCGCGCCCTGGCCACGGCGCGCGTTTCGCTGCTGGTGCGCAAAGGGGGGATCAGCGAGCGGCGCGGCGGCTTCGACGTGGAGCACCGCGCCTTCTGGATCTTCCCCACCGCCTTCCACCAGAACGCGGAGGAGCTTGCGCCGGAGTTCCGCGACCTGCTCGCCGCCCCGGAGCCCGCCTCGCGCGACGAGGTGCGACTGCGCGTCTTCGCCGAGGTCGTAGAAGCCTTCCGCGTGGAGAGCCTGGAGGTGATGGCGCGCCTCGCCGGCCTCCACCCTATGGCGCCCGAGACGGTGCGATCGCGCTTCGAGTACAAGGGGCGCCCCTACCTGCATGTCATCCTGGTGCGCGCCTACGTCCTCCCCGAGCCCATCGTCATCCCCAACACGATCGGCTACGAGGGCTGCGTGAGCTGGGTGGCGCTGGACGACGAGATCCCGACGGCGGGTGCGGTGCCGGTGGTGGGGGATGCGGAGTTCGAGGCGTTGCGGGCGGAGGTGCGGGGGCGGGTGGGGTAGGGCCCTCACCCCCGCTCGTTCCTCGCTGCCCCCTCTCCCGATAACAGGAGAGGGCTCCGCCCTCTGTTATCGAGAGAGGGGGCGTATGTTGTTGCCACGCGTGCAGATACGGTAGGGGCGCGATTCGTAGCGCCCGTGTCACGCCCTGCACCGTCGCCTGCCCCTGTGCACCGATGCTGGTAGGGGCAGACCTGCGTGTCTGCCCGCCCTCTCCTGCGCGCCGACCCCCGCCCCCCGGCACCCAACCCGGTAGGGGCCGCCCCACGTGGCTGCCCGTGCCCTCCCCCGCGACGCACTCCGCCACGCGCACGAATGCACGCCAAACGCCCCTCCCCCAGGCTGTTTTGGGGGAGGGGCCGCGAGGAACGAGCGGGGGAGGGGGCCCTCCGCCTCTCTACACCCGCCGGTAGTGCGCCGTCATGAACAGCGTCCACTCGCCGCTGGCCAAGCGGTAGCTGGAGGTGAGGACGCGGTGGTCCGGGGCGCGGATCTCGATGGTGTCGCGGTAGTCGGTGATGCTGCCGTCCTCGACGCTCGGGCCGCGAGTCGAGAGCACCAGCGCATTGCCCGACTCGTCGAGCTCGCCCTCGTAGATCCACTGGTTCGTCATCATTGAGCCGATGAAGCTCCCCACGAAGCGCCCTTTCGCCGGGTCGTACCCCAGCGCCATCAGCGTCCGCCCGCTACCCATCTCGCCCTCACAAACCACCCAGGCGCCTCCGAGCGAGCGCACGGTCTCGCGGGACTTGTGGGTGTCGGTGGGGCCGCCGGGGGACATCTCGGCCTCCATCTCGCAGGTCCACTCGCCCACCATCTGCTCCAGCCACTGGTGCTCCTTCGTCAGCTCCACATGCATGGCCGCGTCTGACATGCTCGTGCCTCTCCGCTCGGTGGGTAAATGCCGGGCCCTCGCCCCTGTCCATGGTAGCGTCGAACGGGGGGCGGGGGAATCGACATGAGGGTCAGGCGGGCTTGATGCGGCGGTAGCGCGCCTTGAGGAGCTGCGTGATGCCGTAGCCGATCAGCCCCATCGCGACGAGGCCGAGCACCCAGGCGCCGTACGCGGTGTCGTGCAGGGCATCGAGTGCGCCGCCCAGGCCGCGGGTTTCGCCAGGGTTGCTGTGCCGTGCGGCCTGCACCAGGAAGAAGCCGAGCACCAGGAATACCACGCCGCGTGCCGCCAGCCCCGCCCGCGCCGTGCGGATCGCCCACGTACGCGCCCCGGAGCTGAGCGGCGACAGGTCGAGCTGCTTGTCCAGCTTGGCCTTGTACGCCTGCATCAGCTGCACGGCGCCGTACGCCGCGACTCCCAGACCGGCGGCTCCCACGAGGAATCGTCCGCCGGGCGCCTCCATCACCGTGGCCGTCCACGATGCGGCGCCGCTGTCGCCGCCGCTGCTGGCTGACGACGAGCCTAACGCCATGCGGATGGCGGAGAGGGCGAGCCCCACGTGGATGACGCCGCTGATGGCGAAGAGGGCGCGCTTGCCGGCGCCGTCGTGCTCGGGGTTGATGCTTGCCTCCACGAAGCGCCACAGGGAGTAGCCCAGCAGCCCCACCGCCACCAGCCCGAGCATGAACTTGCCGCCGGGCCGCTGCAGGATCTCGCCGAAGACGCCCCGCTGGTCCGCCGCGCCGCGCTCCCCGCGCGCGGCCTGCGCGGCGATGATCCCCAGGATCACGTACACGACGCCCCGCGCGGCGTACCCCATCCGCGCCAGCCGCTCCACCCAGGGCCCCGCCTCGCGCGCCGCGTCCCGCGCCGCGGCGCCCGCCTGCCCCGCCACTCCGTCGATCCGCGCCATTCCGTTCTCCCGCCGCTGTGAGGGTGGGACTGCTTGGTGGAGCGCAGAGCAAGAATGGTGACGGGTGGAAGGAAGTGCTGAGTGCTGGGTGCTAAGTGCTGAACTGCAGTGCGTGAGTGCGTTAGTGCGTGAGTGCGCTTTACTCGGCACTAGGCACTAGGCACTAGGCACTTAGCACTTAGGACTTAGCACTTAGGACTTAGCACTTAGGACTTAGGCTTTGCACTTCCGTCCCCTCCCCCGTACTTTGGGCGCGTTTCCCGGACGCCGAGGGTGGGGTCCGGGGCGCGGGGCTCCGGGGGACGGGGCGCCGCCCACCATCCGAGATCCAG from Longimicrobium sp. includes these protein-coding regions:
- a CDS encoding response regulator translates to MSENTVLLVEDNPDNRDIYGTFLRHYGFTVVEAEDGEEGVRLAREFLPGVILMDVGLPLLDGLEATRLLKADPATADIPVVALTAHAMESDRRAAFDAGCDAYLAKPAEPSRVLEMVRSLMPVGAGGA
- a CDS encoding twin-arginine translocase TatA/TatE family subunit yields the protein MPFGLGFGETVIIFAVFLLLFGAKRLPELASGMGKGIRDFKRALNGLDENSIQANADQNYLQSTPVAPQVPAATPAAAAPVAAAESEKVAQ
- a CDS encoding mismatch-specific DNA-glycosylase; translation: MGDGEWGMGGQAIPHSPIPIPPLYLVDGETVRTLPDLIAPGVRLLFVGFNPSVRAARLGHYYAGRNNRFWDLLAASGLTPRRFHFEEDRLLLGLGIGVTDLVKRPTRSAAEVTATEYREGVRRLRGIVAELRPRVVCYNGKGVYLLASGLASAPWGAQATQVAAGVTDFVVPSPSGLARIPFAEKARWFTELRTLMEGMQG
- a CDS encoding glycine cleavage T C-terminal barrel domain-containing protein, producing the protein MSETTMRVIAEPPMRRFQEAAGALFTEVAGRSVAQSYGDTLAEYHAVRDGVGVAERSDRARIRMLGKDPAKMLHGLITNDLLAAPAGQGVYAAMLTPKGRTLAELRAFRRSIEEVLVEIPREALAGTCEHLLKFVPPMFARWADVSGEIEQLGVYGPKSGALLERVLGAGPGEMAEDAFREMTFGEAPVMVAMTRYVGSEIGFDLFAAPTVVPDLWTALLEQGAELGARPVGLAAIDALRMEAGRPRYGAELTEDVIPTEVFEETGMMERAISFSKGCYTGQEVIVRIAHRGHVNRHLRGFRLGDGPAPEVGTRLFHPETGKEVGRLTSVAFLPMLGETGALGFARREVEPGSELRVGSPDGPSAKVVKLPFQRGLDDGLVVVE
- a CDS encoding DUF1802 family protein, whose translation is MVSSSSSRQALKEWASVERALATARVSLLVRKGGISERRGGFDVEHRAFWIFPTAFHQNAEELAPEFRDLLAAPEPASRDEVRLRVFAEVVEAFRVESLEVMARLAGLHPMAPETVRSRFEYKGRPYLHVILVRAYVLPEPIVIPNTIGYEGCVSWVALDDEIPTAGAVPVVGDAEFEALRAEVRGRVG
- a CDS encoding DUF1579 domain-containing protein codes for the protein MSDAAMHVELTKEHQWLEQMVGEWTCEMEAEMSPGGPTDTHKSRETVRSLGGAWVVCEGEMGSGRTLMALGYDPAKGRFVGSFIGSMMTNQWIYEGELDESGNALVLSTRGPSVEDGSITDYRDTIEIRAPDHRVLTSSYRLASGEWTLFMTAHYRRV
- a CDS encoding DUF1206 domain-containing protein, which codes for MARIDGVAGQAGAAARDAAREAGPWVERLARMGYAARGVVYVILGIIAAQAARGERGAADQRGVFGEILQRPGGKFMLGLVAVGLLGYSLWRFVEASINPEHDGAGKRALFAISGVIHVGLALSAIRMALGSSSASSGGDSGAASWTATVMEAPGGRFLVGAAGLGVAAYGAVQLMQAYKAKLDKQLDLSPLSSGARTWAIRTARAGLAARGVVFLVLGFFLVQAARHSNPGETRGLGGALDALHDTAYGAWVLGLVAMGLIGYGITQLLKARYRRIKPA